Proteins encoded by one window of Candidatus Aramenus sp. CH1:
- the pyrH gene encoding UMP kinase — protein sequence MNVILKVSGKFFDEEDPGKLLALKNSVLQLVKEGYRVGIVTGGGQTARKYINLARKMGSNEAFLDLLGIWASRLNAYLVVFSLPEVAYMKVPESLEEFIQAWSHGKVVVTGGFQPGQSTAAVSALVAEATNADLLVVATNVDGVYEKDPRLYSDAKLVSRLTTAELKRILEGSQSVSAGTYELLDPLAIKIVERSRIRVIVANYNRISRLKEIIKGEEVASIVEPA from the coding sequence ATGAACGTCATATTAAAGGTAAGTGGGAAGTTCTTTGACGAGGAGGATCCCGGGAAGCTCCTTGCCTTAAAGAACTCGGTTCTCCAGCTGGTGAAGGAAGGGTACAGGGTAGGGATAGTCACTGGGGGCGGACAGACGGCTAGGAAGTACATAAACCTCGCCAGGAAGATGGGAAGCAACGAGGCTTTCCTTGACCTGCTGGGCATATGGGCGTCCAGGCTAAACGCCTACCTCGTAGTCTTCTCCCTCCCGGAGGTCGCGTACATGAAGGTCCCTGAGAGCCTGGAGGAGTTCATCCAAGCTTGGTCCCACGGCAAGGTGGTGGTCACTGGAGGTTTCCAGCCTGGGCAGTCTACTGCAGCCGTCTCAGCCTTGGTCGCAGAGGCCACCAACGCGGATCTCCTGGTAGTAGCGACTAACGTGGACGGGGTCTACGAGAAGGACCCGAGGCTCTACTCAGACGCAAAGCTCGTGTCGAGGCTTACCACGGCAGAGCTCAAGAGGATACTCGAGGGCTCCCAGTCTGTAAGCGCTGGTACTTACGAGCTCCTGGATCCCCTTGCAATAAAGATAGTAGAGAGGTCGAGGATAAGGGTCATCGTCGCCAACTACAACAGGATATCGAGGCTAAAGGAAATTATTAAAGGGGAAGAGGTTGCTAGTATAGTGGAGCCTGCGTGA
- a CDS encoding chromatin protein Cren7 produces MTSKNAVKVKTPAGKEMELSPEKVWMLAPKGRKGVKIGLFKDPETGKYFRHKLPDDYPV; encoded by the coding sequence ATGACCTCCAAAAATGCTGTAAAAGTAAAGACTCCAGCAGGGAAGGAAATGGAGCTCTCGCCCGAGAAGGTGTGGATGCTGGCGCCAAAGGGAAGGAAGGGCGTAAAGATAGGCTTATTCAAGGACCCAGAGACCGGGAAGTACTTCAGGCATAAGTTGCCGGACGACTACCCAGTCTAA
- a CDS encoding SDR family oxidoreductase produces the protein MELNLVGKRVVVTASTEGIGKGIARALAKEGCKLVVSSRTEEKVRRTVEELRKVNPSVWGTKFDVTNYEDSERLFSFAVDVMGGVDAVVVNTGNPPSEPSYFEETSMEDWDYSVKLYLTGIVKLVKTFVPEMVKNGWGRVIFLSSWTVKEPQRILSLADVSRAPLIQLAKILAKTYAKHNVTFNVILMGSFETEGAKRTIKRLAEKEGKSFEDLWKEVVLSTVPSGRIGDPERDLAPLVAFLLSDKSWYVNGTSILIDGGLTDAV, from the coding sequence ATGGAGCTAAACCTAGTCGGCAAGAGAGTAGTGGTAACTGCCTCAACTGAGGGTATAGGTAAGGGCATCGCCAGGGCGTTGGCAAAGGAAGGTTGCAAGTTAGTCGTGTCATCGAGGACGGAGGAAAAGGTAAGGAGGACAGTAGAGGAACTGAGGAAGGTCAACCCCTCAGTCTGGGGAACTAAGTTTGACGTGACCAACTACGAGGACTCAGAGAGGCTCTTCTCCTTCGCCGTGGACGTGATGGGAGGAGTGGACGCCGTAGTCGTCAACACGGGCAACCCTCCCTCAGAGCCCTCCTACTTCGAGGAGACCAGCATGGAGGACTGGGACTACTCAGTCAAGCTGTACTTGACTGGGATAGTGAAGCTAGTAAAGACCTTCGTCCCAGAGATGGTCAAGAACGGTTGGGGGAGGGTGATCTTCCTCTCCTCTTGGACAGTGAAGGAGCCCCAGAGGATACTCTCTTTAGCGGACGTATCTAGGGCGCCGCTAATCCAGTTGGCGAAGATATTGGCAAAGACCTACGCGAAGCACAACGTCACCTTCAACGTGATCCTAATGGGGAGCTTCGAGACGGAAGGGGCCAAGAGGACAATAAAAAGGCTAGCAGAGAAGGAGGGGAAGAGCTTCGAGGACTTGTGGAAAGAGGTAGTCCTCTCCACCGTACCCTCAGGGAGGATAGGCGACCCAGAGAGGGATCTGGCACCACTGGTGGCGTTCCTCCTCTCCGACAAGTCGTGGTACGTAAACGGGACTTCAATTCTGATCGATGGAGGGCTGACAGACGCGGTCTGA
- a CDS encoding glycosyltransferase has translation MEFTLFHHSFEVLGGSERVAVAVLYTLKELGYRVTLVTTNFNGEKVRKWDRHYVEPDKVIIRPFPLKFGIYKALYLSTMTKRENSFSTIGDVTWSTFSYVHFPWSLTDNLKVVEKYYYYEDYIRDRKKRLYFLPYKYLHRALFRRSKSRLLANSNWTRRLLEVSGYAAETLYPPVELRSVKAKERNSRLVVYVGRISPEKNLENVIEVAKRMKDFKFAVLGSTGRDLKYVEQFKSIANSLGNVIVEENPDDARIDEYFSKAKVYFHPKVNEHFGISIVEAMSAGLTPVVHKSGGAWYDVVAEGKYGLGYESVEEAVPAIREASKWEVDVRERADEFSFEKFTKRLSSILERTS, from the coding sequence GTGGAGTTCACGCTCTTTCACCACTCCTTTGAGGTCCTCGGAGGGAGCGAGAGAGTAGCCGTAGCGGTCCTTTACACTTTGAAGGAACTGGGCTACAGGGTAACGTTAGTTACCACCAACTTCAACGGAGAGAAGGTGAGGAAGTGGGACAGACACTACGTTGAGCCGGACAAGGTGATAATAAGGCCCTTTCCCCTCAAGTTCGGCATATACAAAGCCCTCTACTTATCTACTATGACTAAGAGGGAGAACAGCTTCAGCACTATAGGCGACGTCACTTGGAGTACCTTTAGCTACGTTCACTTCCCCTGGTCCCTGACGGACAACTTGAAGGTGGTGGAGAAGTACTACTACTACGAGGACTACATTAGGGACAGGAAAAAGAGGCTATACTTCCTTCCATACAAGTACTTACACAGGGCGCTCTTCAGGAGGTCTAAGAGCAGGCTCTTGGCCAACTCCAACTGGACTAGGAGGTTGTTAGAGGTCTCCGGTTACGCTGCAGAGACCTTGTACCCCCCAGTAGAGCTGAGGAGTGTTAAGGCAAAGGAGAGGAACTCGAGGCTCGTTGTCTACGTGGGGAGGATATCCCCTGAGAAGAACCTGGAGAACGTGATCGAGGTTGCCAAGAGAATGAAGGACTTCAAGTTCGCCGTGTTAGGCTCCACTGGTAGGGACTTAAAGTACGTAGAGCAGTTCAAGTCCATTGCCAACTCCTTGGGCAACGTGATAGTAGAGGAGAACCCGGACGACGCTAGGATAGACGAATACTTCTCTAAGGCTAAGGTCTACTTCCACCCGAAGGTCAACGAGCACTTTGGTATATCAATTGTGGAGGCCATGAGCGCTGGGCTAACCCCCGTCGTCCACAAGAGCGGTGGAGCTTGGTACGACGTGGTGGCTGAGGGGAAGTACGGCCTGGGTTACGAGAGCGTGGAGGAGGCTGTGCCAGCAATAAGGGAGGCTAGCAAGTGGGAAGTTGACGTGAGGGAAAGGGCAGACGAGTTCTCCTTTGAAAAGTTCACAAAAAGGTTGAGCTCTATTTTGGAGAGAACCTCTTGA
- a CDS encoding NAD(P)-dependent oxidoreductase, translating to MKVALVGLGVMGWRIAANLASDKKLDYVYNRTTSKAEEFSKKYNVKYFTDLKELVRNSDFVITMLADDNAVSSVYHEMLSEARGKIFVDMSTISPSVSVEIAKKMSEAGGVMFDAPVIGTSVFVEQRKLTVLVGGPREKFDEVKEVLKSTASNILYLGKNGMGLYAKLVNNLLVGTYVATLVEAFNFGVKSGLDPNEVARILAEMASAKSPTSEIKAPKLVTGDYNTQFATKHMRKDLEIIQRESQNLKVITPLSSLALQLYRMAEALGYSEADYVSVYEVFKRFSPK from the coding sequence ATGAAGGTAGCCCTAGTTGGACTAGGCGTAATGGGTTGGAGAATAGCCGCAAACCTAGCCTCAGATAAGAAGCTAGACTACGTGTACAACAGAACGACGAGCAAGGCAGAGGAGTTCTCCAAGAAGTACAACGTCAAGTACTTCACGGACTTGAAGGAACTTGTGAGGAACTCGGACTTCGTTATTACAATGCTGGCCGACGACAACGCGGTCTCCTCAGTTTATCACGAGATGTTGAGCGAGGCGAGGGGGAAGATCTTCGTCGACATGTCCACCATCTCCCCTTCTGTAAGCGTGGAAATAGCAAAGAAGATGTCAGAAGCCGGGGGTGTCATGTTCGACGCCCCAGTTATAGGCACTTCTGTGTTCGTGGAACAGAGGAAATTGACCGTCCTCGTGGGGGGCCCTAGGGAGAAGTTCGACGAAGTAAAGGAAGTACTTAAGAGCACTGCCTCCAATATACTCTACTTGGGCAAGAACGGCATGGGGCTTTACGCAAAACTAGTGAACAACTTGCTTGTAGGTACTTACGTTGCCACGTTGGTGGAGGCCTTCAACTTCGGGGTGAAGTCGGGGTTAGACCCCAACGAGGTAGCCAGGATCCTGGCTGAGATGGCGAGCGCAAAGTCCCCCACCTCAGAGATCAAGGCACCAAAGCTGGTAACAGGGGACTACAACACCCAGTTTGCCACAAAACACATGAGGAAAGACCTAGAGATCATACAAAGGGAGTCGCAGAACCTCAAGGTAATAACCCCCTTGTCGTCCTTGGCGCTACAGCTCTACAGGATGGCGGAGGCGCTAGGTTACTCCGAGGCCGACTACGTGTCAGTCTACGAGGTCTTCAAGAGGTTCTCTCCAAAATAG
- a CDS encoding pseudouridylate synthase: protein MWKSSSDSSEILNKARELLSKYPLCDSCLGRCFARLGQNLTNAQRGFALKVSLLLQVDQEVKEHKVENLELVKELFFNIGTIAQGTFKNYFSEEFQKRSCYLCGDVIEELLDDFERKAIEVLKDRPKYVLGVRLSDDLRRRETAFSVDNGLIYYESLKNELKREVGKRLSAKGFPPEMDNPEVEVIYDVGTRSVYTLSKVRKSLYVYNRLSRGVPISSWYGKGTSLEDELKKAMVVPFSEPSEVRVLDPYPLVVKEETREEIRAVGYYIKKVGEVSGRELGLIAQSLPQKRVYRVTVYTEEEVGQEVYDGIRDLIIEARNFDELKEKLKEVKGEVLTVDLIDSEGKHKRILEQIKL from the coding sequence ATGTGGAAAAGCTCCTCGGACAGTTCGGAAATATTGAACAAGGCTAGAGAGCTCCTCTCCAAGTATCCTCTCTGCGACAGTTGCTTGGGAAGGTGCTTTGCTAGGCTAGGACAAAACCTCACAAATGCACAGAGGGGCTTTGCCCTAAAGGTATCCCTGTTACTGCAAGTTGACCAAGAGGTAAAGGAACACAAAGTGGAAAACCTAGAGCTCGTAAAGGAACTGTTCTTCAACATTGGTACAATCGCACAAGGCACCTTCAAGAACTACTTCAGCGAGGAGTTCCAGAAGAGGAGCTGTTACCTATGCGGAGACGTAATCGAGGAACTGTTGGACGACTTTGAGAGGAAGGCGATTGAAGTGCTCAAGGATCGCCCAAAGTACGTGTTAGGAGTAAGGTTGTCCGACGACTTGAGGAGGAGGGAAACTGCCTTCTCCGTGGATAACGGCCTGATCTATTACGAGAGCCTCAAAAACGAGTTAAAAAGGGAAGTAGGGAAGAGACTGAGCGCCAAGGGCTTTCCCCCAGAGATGGACAACCCGGAGGTAGAAGTGATATACGACGTGGGCACTAGGTCAGTGTACACCCTGTCCAAGGTGAGGAAGTCCCTTTATGTGTACAACAGACTAAGCAGAGGGGTGCCCATATCCTCTTGGTACGGTAAGGGGACCTCCCTAGAGGACGAGTTAAAGAAGGCAATGGTAGTCCCCTTTTCCGAGCCATCTGAGGTCAGGGTTCTCGACCCCTACCCCTTGGTGGTGAAGGAGGAAACCAGGGAGGAGATAAGGGCAGTTGGCTACTACATTAAGAAGGTAGGGGAAGTATCGGGAAGAGAACTGGGCTTAATAGCCCAGTCGCTACCTCAAAAGAGAGTGTACAGGGTGACCGTATACACAGAGGAGGAAGTAGGACAAGAGGTGTACGACGGCATAAGGGACCTAATAATAGAGGCGAGGAACTTCGACGAGTTAAAGGAGAAGCTGAAGGAGGTAAAGGGGGAAGTGTTAACGGTGGACCTCATCGATTCGGAGGGAAAACATAAAAGAATCCTGGAGCAAATTAAACTATGA
- a CDS encoding signal recognition particle protein Srp54 → MLDNIKDAVRKFLGGSSSYDQAVEEFIKDLQKALISSDVQVKLVLSLTNRIRERLKKEKPPSSLEKREWFIKVVYDELSSLFGGDRKPEVIPEKIPYVIMLVGVQGSGKTTTAGKLAYFYKKKGFKVALVGADVYRPAALDQLMQIGEQIKVPVYGEPGNTDAVGIAKRGVEKFLKEKYDIVIVDTAGRHGYGEESKLLEEMKNIYEELKPDEVILVLDASIGQKAYDLASRFNQASKVGSIIVTKMDGTAKGGGALSAVAATGARIKFIGTGEKIEELEVFEPRRFVARILGMGDIEAIIEKMKALEDYDAMQKRMEEVMSGKGKLTLRDLYKQMIALRKMGPLSKVLQLIPGVNLMGQVSEKQLKVGEEKMKKWLAIMNSMTYQELDNPDIIDKSRMRRIALGSGTEPSDVKELLDHFNNVQRMLKLIKRRRKDVEKLLGQFGNIEQG, encoded by the coding sequence ATGCTTGACAACATAAAGGACGCTGTAAGGAAGTTTTTGGGCGGTAGTTCTTCTTATGACCAAGCTGTAGAGGAGTTCATAAAGGACCTCCAGAAGGCCCTAATCTCCTCCGACGTCCAGGTTAAGCTTGTCCTCTCCTTAACAAACAGGATAAGGGAGAGGCTGAAGAAGGAAAAGCCTCCCTCCTCCTTGGAGAAAAGGGAGTGGTTCATAAAGGTAGTCTACGACGAGCTCTCCTCATTGTTTGGGGGAGACAGAAAACCCGAGGTAATCCCGGAGAAGATACCCTATGTTATCATGCTTGTAGGAGTGCAGGGCAGCGGCAAAACTACTACTGCGGGGAAGTTGGCTTACTTCTACAAGAAGAAGGGGTTTAAGGTAGCCCTAGTTGGGGCAGACGTGTATAGGCCAGCAGCCCTAGACCAGCTGATGCAGATAGGGGAGCAGATAAAGGTCCCAGTGTATGGCGAACCCGGAAACACTGACGCAGTTGGGATAGCGAAGAGGGGAGTGGAGAAGTTCCTGAAGGAGAAGTACGACATAGTGATCGTGGACACCGCAGGGAGGCACGGGTACGGGGAGGAGAGCAAGTTGCTGGAGGAAATGAAGAACATCTACGAGGAGCTGAAGCCTGACGAGGTAATTTTGGTCCTCGACGCGTCAATAGGCCAAAAGGCGTACGACCTGGCCTCCAGGTTTAACCAGGCTAGTAAGGTGGGCTCCATAATCGTTACCAAGATGGACGGGACCGCAAAGGGAGGGGGCGCCCTTTCAGCCGTAGCCGCCACTGGAGCTAGGATTAAGTTCATAGGTACAGGGGAGAAGATAGAGGAGCTTGAAGTTTTTGAGCCAAGGAGATTCGTCGCAAGGATTTTGGGAATGGGGGACATAGAGGCCATTATAGAGAAGATGAAGGCACTGGAGGACTACGATGCCATGCAGAAGAGGATGGAGGAGGTAATGAGTGGTAAGGGCAAGCTCACCTTGAGAGACCTGTACAAGCAGATGATTGCCTTAAGGAAGATGGGTCCTCTCTCCAAGGTCCTCCAGCTGATCCCAGGCGTCAACTTGATGGGCCAAGTTTCCGAGAAGCAGTTGAAGGTCGGAGAGGAAAAGATGAAGAAGTGGTTGGCCATAATGAACTCCATGACCTACCAAGAACTCGACAACCCAGACATAATAGACAAGTCGAGGATGAGGAGAATAGCCCTAGGTTCTGGTACAGAGCCGAGTGACGTCAAGGAACTCCTCGATCACTTTAATAACGTCCAGAGGATGCTGAAGTTAATAAAGAGGAGAAGGAAGGATGTGGAAAAGCTCCTCGGACAGTTCGGAAATATTGAACAAGGCTAG
- a CDS encoding translation initiation factor IF-5A — MGVNYTTVGELKEGNYIVIDGEPCRVVEIQKAKTGKHGAAKANVVAISIFTGAKKTLMAPVDQQVEVPIIEKHVGQILADTGDKLQVMDLNTYETFEMEKPKEEDLASKIRPGAEIEYWTIMGRNKIVRVK; from the coding sequence ATGGGTGTCAACTATACAACAGTTGGCGAATTGAAAGAAGGTAACTACATAGTCATTGACGGAGAGCCCTGCAGGGTAGTTGAGATACAGAAGGCAAAGACCGGAAAGCACGGCGCTGCTAAGGCCAACGTAGTCGCGATAAGTATATTCACGGGGGCCAAGAAGACCTTGATGGCCCCGGTTGACCAACAAGTTGAGGTGCCCATCATAGAGAAGCACGTGGGCCAGATACTCGCCGACACTGGGGACAAGCTCCAAGTAATGGACCTCAATACTTACGAAACTTTCGAGATGGAGAAACCAAAGGAAGAGGACTTGGCAAGCAAGATAAGGCCAGGAGCCGAGATAGAGTACTGGACTATAATGGGAAGAAATAAGATAGTGAGAGTTAAGTAA
- a CDS encoding DNA topoisomerase IV subunit A, with protein sequence MSSELTSKVDREARKKAAEVLKTKFLRLIEQVKEGQPPVMEIPKRTLANTVYDEKRKLLLLGEEKLKRSFIDLNEAKRFMQTTLMGSIIYEALINDEYPTIRDLYYRGKHSIVLKSPEGKVYEENTWDEQKESDSVIVDIEVFTSLLREDMLILSKEKGKVVGDMRIRSGNDVIDLSKMGHGAYSIEPTPDLIDFVDVNAQFVLVVEKDAVFQQLHRAGFWKKYNCILVTSAGQPDRATRRFVRRLRDELNLPVYILTDADPYGWYIYSVFRIGSINLSYESERLATPDAKFLGVSMGDIFGTKIKKPYLTEKERNSFIIKAKDFDIKRAQEIRNYSWFKTKSWQEEIDLFLQKKAKLEIEAMASKGLKFLAFQYIPDKIQKGDYIS encoded by the coding sequence ATGAGTAGCGAGTTGACCTCAAAGGTAGACAGGGAAGCGAGGAAAAAAGCCGCTGAGGTTCTCAAGACCAAGTTCCTGAGGTTAATAGAGCAGGTAAAGGAGGGACAACCACCGGTAATGGAGATACCAAAGAGGACCCTTGCCAATACGGTGTACGATGAGAAGAGGAAGCTCCTCCTGCTGGGCGAGGAGAAGCTCAAGAGGTCCTTCATAGACCTAAACGAGGCAAAGAGGTTTATGCAGACTACGCTAATGGGCAGTATAATTTACGAGGCCCTAATTAACGACGAGTACCCGACCATACGTGACCTTTACTATCGCGGAAAACACTCCATAGTCCTCAAGTCCCCAGAGGGGAAAGTGTACGAGGAGAACACGTGGGATGAGCAGAAGGAATCAGATAGCGTCATAGTGGACATAGAGGTCTTCACTTCGTTACTGAGGGAGGACATGCTAATACTCAGCAAGGAAAAGGGAAAAGTTGTGGGGGACATGAGGATTAGGAGCGGTAATGACGTAATAGACCTCAGCAAGATGGGACACGGGGCCTACTCTATTGAGCCAACCCCTGACTTAATAGACTTCGTAGACGTAAACGCTCAGTTTGTCCTAGTAGTAGAGAAGGACGCAGTGTTTCAGCAATTGCACAGGGCGGGGTTCTGGAAGAAGTACAACTGCATTCTCGTGACCAGCGCTGGCCAGCCGGATAGGGCAACGAGGAGGTTTGTGAGGAGACTACGTGATGAGCTCAACCTCCCAGTGTACATCTTGACAGACGCCGACCCTTACGGATGGTACATCTACAGCGTCTTCAGGATAGGCTCGATTAACCTGTCCTATGAGAGCGAGAGGTTGGCAACTCCTGACGCCAAGTTCCTGGGCGTCTCAATGGGAGACATCTTTGGAACCAAGATCAAAAAGCCCTACTTGACGGAGAAAGAGAGGAACTCTTTCATAATCAAGGCAAAGGACTTCGACATCAAGAGGGCCCAGGAGATAAGGAACTACAGCTGGTTCAAGACCAAGAGCTGGCAGGAAGAGATAGACTTGTTCCTCCAGAAGAAGGCAAAGCTAGAAATAGAGGCTATGGCGAGCAAGGGGCTCAAGTTCCTCGCCTTCCAATATATCCCAGACAAGATCCAAAAAGGCGATTACATAAGCTAA
- a CDS encoding DNA topoisomerase VI subunit B codes for MSAREKFTSISPAEFFKRNPELAGFSNPARAMYQTVRELVENALDATDVHEILPSIKVIIDVDNKEKEIYKVTVEDNGIGIPPHVVPDAFGRVLYSSKYVLRQTRGMYGLGVKAAVLYSQMYQEKPVEIITSPIGSKRIYIFKLKIDVTKNEPIIYERSSASNERNFHGTSVSIYLLGDWQRSKQRVYDYIKRTYIVAPYAEFYFKDPDGNVTFYPRLTNKIPKPPQEVKPHPYGVDIELLKNMITHLNPSYTVKEFLIKEFQSVGEVTAQKVLEMANVSPSKKISSLTDDELSRLTEAMKKFPDFRPPSPDALSVIGSDLIELSLRKIFNPEFAGAVTRKPKAYQGHPFIVEVGLAYGGQIQPSPEPLVLRYANKIPLIYDEKSDVIWKVVSEIDWKRYGIEEDQFPLVVMVHLCSTKVPYKSAGKESIAEVEEIEKEIKNGIMEVARELKQFLTQKKKEEEARKRMLTYLKYIPEVAKSLSTFLADSKKEEQDKYKEELQYLLFEIVVRKLNLKDLEQYKLYKVEEI; via the coding sequence GTGTCGGCTAGAGAGAAGTTTACCAGCATTTCGCCTGCAGAGTTCTTCAAGAGGAACCCGGAGCTGGCCGGGTTCTCCAACCCGGCTAGGGCTATGTACCAAACCGTGAGGGAACTTGTCGAGAACGCACTTGACGCCACTGACGTCCACGAAATTTTGCCCTCCATTAAGGTCATAATAGACGTCGACAACAAGGAAAAGGAGATATACAAGGTAACGGTTGAGGACAACGGCATCGGAATCCCTCCGCACGTAGTCCCGGACGCCTTTGGCAGGGTGCTCTACAGCTCAAAGTATGTTTTGAGGCAGACAAGGGGTATGTACGGGCTAGGAGTAAAGGCAGCAGTGCTCTACAGCCAGATGTATCAAGAGAAGCCAGTGGAAATAATCACGTCCCCAATAGGCTCCAAGAGGATCTACATCTTTAAGCTTAAGATTGACGTCACCAAGAACGAGCCAATCATATACGAGAGAAGTTCCGCTTCAAACGAGAGGAACTTCCACGGTACTTCGGTCTCAATCTACTTGCTTGGCGACTGGCAGAGGTCAAAGCAAAGGGTCTACGACTACATAAAGAGGACGTACATAGTTGCACCTTACGCCGAGTTCTACTTTAAGGACCCAGACGGCAACGTCACGTTTTACCCTAGGCTAACGAATAAGATACCAAAACCTCCACAGGAGGTAAAGCCACACCCCTACGGCGTAGATATAGAGCTACTAAAGAACATGATAACCCATCTAAACCCGAGCTACACAGTAAAGGAATTTCTAATTAAGGAGTTCCAGAGCGTCGGGGAGGTTACAGCCCAAAAAGTCCTGGAAATGGCAAACGTGAGCCCGAGCAAGAAGATATCCTCGTTGACCGACGACGAGCTTTCAAGACTTACAGAGGCCATGAAGAAGTTCCCAGACTTCCGTCCACCATCTCCAGATGCCTTGTCCGTTATAGGATCTGACCTAATAGAGCTGAGCTTGAGAAAAATCTTTAACCCGGAGTTCGCTGGAGCAGTTACCAGGAAGCCTAAGGCCTACCAAGGCCACCCGTTCATAGTCGAGGTGGGGCTTGCGTACGGGGGCCAAATACAGCCTTCTCCGGAGCCGCTAGTGCTGAGGTATGCCAACAAGATCCCCCTGATCTACGATGAAAAATCTGACGTGATATGGAAGGTGGTGTCTGAGATAGACTGGAAGAGGTACGGCATAGAAGAAGACCAGTTCCCACTTGTGGTCATGGTACACCTCTGCAGTACAAAAGTCCCCTACAAGAGCGCTGGGAAGGAGAGCATAGCCGAGGTGGAGGAAATAGAGAAGGAGATCAAGAACGGGATCATGGAAGTTGCGAGAGAACTCAAGCAGTTCTTGACGCAGAAGAAGAAGGAGGAGGAAGCCAGGAAGAGGATGCTCACCTATCTAAAGTATATCCCTGAGGTAGCCAAGAGCCTTTCTACGTTCCTAGCTGATAGTAAGAAAGAGGAGCAGGACAAGTACAAGGAGGAGTTGCAGTACCTCCTATTCGAGATAGTGGTAAGGAAATTGAATTTAAAAGACCTAGAACAATATAAATTATATAAGGTTGAGGAAATATGA